The Thunnus thynnus chromosome 2, fThuThy2.1, whole genome shotgun sequence genome includes a region encoding these proteins:
- the LOC137171618 gene encoding 3',5'-cyclic-AMP phosphodiesterase 4D-like — protein sequence MLNRELTHLSEMSRSGNQVSEFISSTFLDKQHEVEMPSPQTQKEKEKKNKPMSQISGVKKLQHSSSLTNSNIPRFGVKTETEDELAKELEHVNKWGLNVFKISEFSGNRPLTVMMYTIFQERDLLKTFKIPLDTFITYLMTLEDHYHGDVAYHNNIHAADVTQSTHVLLSTPALEAVFTDLEILAAIFASAIHDVDHPGVSNQFLINTNSELALMYNDSSVLENHHLAVGFKLLQEENCDIFQNLTKKQRQSLRKMVIDIVLATDMSKHMNLLADLKTMVETKKVTSSGVLLLDNYSDRIQVLQNMVHCADLSNPTKPLQLYRQWTDRIMEEFFSQGDRERERGMEISPMCDKHNASVEKSQVGFIDYIVHPLWETWADLVHPDAQDILDTLEDNREWYQSTIPQSPSPALDEPEDGSRPPGGDKFQFELTLEEDGESDTEKDSGSQPEEEEEEEEEEEEENSCTDSKTLCTQDSESTEIPLDEQVGEDEEEEEVISSPLRIRRLVMLPFR from the exons ATGTTGAACAGGGAGCTGACTCACCTATCAGAGATGAGCCGTTCTGGGAACCAGGTGTCTGAGTTCATCTCCAGCACCTTCCTGG ACAAGCAACATGAAGTGGAGATGCCATCCCCTCAGACgcagaaggagaaggagaagaagaacaagcCAATGTCTCAGATCAGCGGGGTGAAAAAGCTGCAACACTCCTCCAGCCTCACAAACTCCAATATCCCTCGCTTCGGGGTCAAGACCGAGACCGAGGATGAACTCGCTAAG GAGCTGGAGCATGTGAATAAATGGGGCCTTAACGTTTTTAAAATCTCAGAGTTCTCTGGGAATCGGCCACTGACAGTCATGATGTATACAATATTCCAG GAGCGAGACttgttaaaaacttttaaaattccACTTGACACCTTTATAACATACCTGATGACCTTAGAAGACCATTATCATGGCGATGTGGCCTACCATAACAACATCCATGCTGCTGACGTCACCCAGTCAACTCACGTGCTGCTATCCACCCCCGCCCTCGAG GCTGTGTTCACAGATCTTGAGATCCTAGCTGCCATCTTTGCCAGTGCTATTCACGATGTGGACCATCCTGGAGTTTCCAACCAGTTCCTCATCAACACCA ATTCAGAGCTCGCGCTGATGTACAATGACTCGTCAGTGTTGGAGAATCACCATCTAGCAGTGGGTTTCAAACTGCTACAAGAAGAGAACTGTGACATCTTCCAAAACTTGACCAAAAAACAACGACAATCACTGCGAAAGATGGTCATTGACATC GTGCTAGCAACAGACATGTCCAAGCACATGAATCTACTGGCTGATCTGAAAACCATGGTGGAAACCAAAAAGGTGACCAGCTCTGGTGTCTTGCTGCTGGACAACTACTCAGACAGGATACAG GTTCTCCAGAACATGGTGCACTGTGCAGACCTTAGCAACCCCACCAAGCCTCTGCAGCTGTACCGGCAGTGGACGGACCGCATCATGGAGGAGTTCTTCAGCCAGGGTGaccgagagagggagaggggcaTGGAGATCAGCCCTATGTGTGACAAACACAACGCCTCAGTAGAAAAGAGCCAG GTCGGTTTCATAGACTACATCGTTCACCCTTTGTGGGAGACGTGGGCTGACCTGGTCCACCCAGATGCCCAGGACATCCTGGACACATTGGAAGATAACAGGGAGTGGTACCAAAGCACCATCCCCCAAAGCCCCTCTCCTGCCTTGGATGAGCCTGAGGACGGCAGTCGGCCCCCAGGAGGGGACAAGTTCCAGTTTGAGCTCACCCTGGAGGAGGACGGGGAGTCGGACACAGAGAAGGACAGCGGCAGCCAgccggaggaggaggaagaagaggaggaggaggaagaggaggaaaacagcTGTACTGACTCTAAAACACTCTGTACGCAGGACTCTGAATCGACAGAGATTCCCTTGGACGAACAGGTGggggaggatgaagaagaggaggag GTCATCTCCTCCCCACTACGAATTAGGAGGCTTGTTATGCTGCCGTTCCGCTGA